A single window of Liolophura sinensis isolate JHLJ2023 chromosome 6, CUHK_Ljap_v2, whole genome shotgun sequence DNA harbors:
- the LOC135469002 gene encoding uncharacterized protein LOC135469002 codes for MKFNIQEISSCFIVCLQIFSATVLSLQCYHDEYAPPGPLTNTTEMGNKADWVKRCGVMDNCRACMTVKTTTSHHEIGEDGKSTIAQNKVVSRVCVKAEKKQIDEGCEKLGPKGTHDVTIICHCFKNKCN; via the exons ATGAAGTTTAACATCCAAGAAATTTCTTCGTGTTTTATCGTCTGCTTACAGATTTTTAGCGCGACAG TGTTGTCCCTGCAGTGTTACCATGACGAGTACGCACCTCCGGGGCCGCTGACTAACACCACTGAGATGGGCAACAAAGCAGATTGGGTTAAACGCTGTGGGGTGATGGACAACTGTCGCGCGTGCATGACGGTGAAAACGACGACCTCACATCATGAGATCGGAGAGGATGGAAAAT CAACTATTGCACAGAATAAGGTCGTGTCTCGAGTCTGCGTGAAAGCGGAAAAGAAACAGATCGACGAAGGCTGCGAGAAGCTGGGTCCAAAGGGCACACATGACGTCACCATAATATGTCACTGTTTCAAGAACAAGTGTAACTGA
- the LOC135467241 gene encoding putative GTP-binding protein 6 has protein sequence MSCVKLLRTIQSQCSKERIGLKFLLSCGRDRIIRRFLSSAEKRLREQRVGMVWMPHETVHDLPKNKASSGLSFCRLCQLRKLHSSAPVGREESHIDETSENQEDSEESLLEDMKYREFLREYYKIPDTGQRLLVIQPEVKWGPMKRTLTTGELQLAEACALVDSIPNWKVIHKKICKTKSLNTRYIFGRGMLDELTADVRSRMDISAVFISMNMVTGEQLSTLQKLWGIPVYDRYTVVLEIFKEHAKTKEAKLQVALAEIPYLRSRLREIHEGTVNRSAGGMHYIGGSGETYLELRHRLLQQRELKLKKALEKVRNQRQMLRANRARRDLPVVAVVGYTNSGKTSLIKALTGDKSLEPQDQLFATLDVTAHAGVLPNHMTVLYVDTVGFMSDIPTSLIDAFSATLEDALAADAVIHVRDISHPDTQAQRHNVLTTLQSMLPEQKLATVIEVCNKADLLTHPLDSQDTLISATAGLGLRDLLHLVEKTVLEETGMSIRRLKVPMGGSHLR, from the exons ATGTCTTGTGTAAAGCTCCTCAGAACTATCCAGTCACAGTGCTCAAAGGAAAGAATAGGGCTGAAGTTTCTCCTTTCATGTGGAAGAGACAGAATTATACGAAGATTTTTGTCATCAGCTGAAAAACGTCTCCGTGAACAAAGAGTGGGAATGGTGTGGATGCCGCACGAAACAGTCCATGATTTACCCAAGAACAAAGCTTCTAGCGGACTTAGCTTCTGCAGATTGTGCCAGCTGAGGAAACTGCATTCATCAGCACCTGTAGGGAGGGAGGAATCTCACATAGATGAAACTTCCGAAAACCAGGAGGATTcag AGGAATCACTGCTTGAGGACATGAAATATAGAGAGTTTCTGCGCGAGTATTACAAAATTCCTGACACGGGCCAGAGGTTATTAGTCATCCAGCCAG AGGTGAAGTGGGGCCCCATGAAGCGCACCCTGACCACAGGAGAGTTACAGCTAGCGGAGGCGTGTGCCCTGGTAGACAGTATACCAAACTGGAAAGTAATTCACAAG AAAATTTGCAAGACGAAGTCTTTGAACACCCGCTACATTTTTGGCCGTGGCATGCTGGATGAGCTGACAGCAGATGTGAGGTCGAGGATGGACATATCGGCTGTGTTCATCAGTATGAATATGGTGACTGGGGAGCAACTGTCTACATTACAGAAGCTGTGGGGCATCCCTGTATACGACAG GTACACTGTTGTTTTGGAGATATTTAAAGAACATGCAAAGACTAAAGAAGCAAAACTTCAAGTGGCTTTGGCAGAAATCCCTTACCTAAG ATCCCGACTGAGGGAAATCCATGAAGGCACTGTGAATAGATCAGCAGGAGGCATGCATTATATTGGGGGTTCAGGAGAGACTTACCTGGAGCTGAGACATAGACTTCTTCAG CAGAGGGAGCTTAAGTTGAAGAAGGCCTTGGAGAAGGTGAGGAATCAGAGGCAGATGTTACGAGCAAACAGAGCCAGGAGAGACCTACCAGTGGTAGCTGTTGTGGGCTACACCAACTCAG GTAAAACAAGTTTGATCAAGGCACTGACTGGAGACAAAAGCCTGGAGCCTCAAGATCAGCTGTTTGCCACACTGGATGTGACGGCCCATGCAGGTGTTCTGCCCAATCACATGACAGTTCTCTACGTGGACACTGTGGGCTTTATGTCAGATATTCCCACATCACTCATTGATGCATTCTCCGCTACACTGGAAGATGCTCTTGCAGCT GATGCTGTGATCCATGTGCGTGACATCAGCCATCCTGACACCCAGGCTCAGAGACATAATGTCCTCACCACCCTACAGTCCATGTTACCAGAGCAGAAGCTGGCCACGGTGATTGAGGTGTGCAACAAAGCAGATCTCCTCACACA TCCCCTTGATTCCCAGGACACGTTGATCTCCGCCACCGCAGGTTTAGGGCTACGTGATTTGTTACACCTGGTAGAGAAGACTGTGCTAGAGGAGACAGGCATGTCCATCAGACGTCTCAAGGTTCCTATGGGTGGTTCACATCTCAGGTAA